The following are encoded in a window of Wolbachia endosymbiont (group B) of Hofmannophila pseudospretella genomic DNA:
- a CDS encoding IS5 family transposase (programmed frameshift) has translation MRSLYPSDISREKFEIIVADLESCRKRTKPRTLDLYHVFCGVLYVLKSGCQWRMLPKEFPKWRNCYDYFKKWSEKADANKESVLELVLKKIVGVVRQNNGRKEKTSFCIIDAQSVKNADTAEEKGYDAGKKVSGIKRHIAVDTQGLPHAIYITTAEITDRSSAVRMVKNAKENLSEVKNILVDAGYTGENFATQIKATIGATVEVIKRNELHTFVVLPKRWVVERSFAWLQKCRRLWKNCERKLNTSLQMVVLAFAALLLKRL, from the exons ATGCGAAGTTTATATCCAAGTGATATAAGTCGAGAAAAGTTTGAGATTATTGTAGCAGATCTGGAGTCTTGCAGGAAAAGGACAAAGCCAAGAACACTTGATTTATATCATGTATTTTGTGGAGTGTTATACGTCTTAAAAAGTGGCTGCCAGTGGAGAATGTTACCAAAAGAGTTTCCAAAATGGCGGAATTGTTACGACTATTTTAAGAAGTGGAGTGAAAAAGCAGATGCAAATAAAGAAAGTGTTCTGGAGCTGGTATTA AAAAAAATAGTTGGCGTGGTCCGACAAAACAATGGTCGGAAAGAAAAAACCAGCTTCTGCATAATTGATGCACAAAGCGTAAAAAATGCAGATACTGCTGAAGAAAAAGGCTATGATGCAGGCAAAAAGGTTTCAGGAATAAAACGCCATATTGCGGTAGATACACAAGGTTTACCCCACGCAATTTATATAACAACGGCAGAAATAACTGATCGTAGTAGCGCTGTGAGAATGGTTAAAAATGCTAAAGAAAACCTATCTGAAGTTAAAAATATACTAGTTGATGCTGGCTACACAGGAGAAAATTTTGCAACACAAATAAAAGCAACTATTGGCGCTACCGTTGAAGTAATAAAGCGAAACGAATTACACACCTTTGTCGTATTGCCGAAAAGATGGGTTGTTGAGAGATCTTTTGCTTGGTTGCAAAAATGTAGGCGATTGTGGAAAAATTGCGAGCGGAAACTCAACACTAGCCTGCAAATGGTCGTTCTTGCTTTCGCTGCTTTGCTTCTGAAAAGATTATGA
- a CDS encoding molecular chaperone DnaJ, which produces MQYIKPLSGKNKGLIIPEEWKRYLQSIQQGQNDKRAEYYAVFTRVNILLLISSLVSYIYLAVKLYKAANFTDAPGILFSATLITFVTTFFLSVYLIASLLKKAMDLQNPQWEQGENLDQEELKDEISKSKAFKYLILTSQISNYLPSILLVAGLVLQCQSSCVDSKILIGFATVLGCSLLLRLASEIYERKVVDLIKTEGIGDEQNVPIGASTEKPSSIVNPDGAFNVSAHQVG; this is translated from the coding sequence TTGCAATATATTAAACCACTAAGTGGAAAGAATAAGGGATTAATCATTCCTGAGGAATGGAAAAGGTATTTACAATCAATTCAGCAAGGTCAGAATGATAAGCGTGCAGAGTATTATGCTGTTTTTACTCGGGTAAATATCCTACTGCTCATCTCGTCATTAGTGTCGTATATTTACTTGGCGGTTAAGCTATATAAGGCTGCTAATTTTACTGATGCACCTGGCATTTTGTTTAGTGCGACTCTAATAACATTTGTTACAACTTTTTTCTTATCTGTTTATTTGATAGCTTCTTTATTGAAAAAAGCTATGGATTTGCAAAATCCTCAATGGGAACAAGGTGAAAATTTAGATCAAGAAGAGCTAAAAGATGAAATATCCAAAAGTAAAGCATTTAAATATCTAATTCTTACTTCCCAAATTTCAAATTATCTTCCTTCTATTTTATTAGTAGCAGGTTTGGTGTTACAGTGTCAATCTAGTTGCGTAGACAGTAAAATACTCATTGGATTTGCTACAGTACTAGGTTGTAGTTTATTATTACGCTTAGCAAGTGAAATCTACGAGAGGAAAGTTGTAGATCTTATAAAAACTGAAGGAATAGGTGACGAACAAAATGTACCTATAGGAGCATCAACCGAAAAGCCAAGCAGCATTGTAAATCCTGATGGTGCTTTTAACGTCTCGGCTCATCAAGTAGGTTGA
- a CDS encoding bifunctional folylpolyglutamate synthase/dihydrofolate synthase has translation MIYMPHWPKLIGSRPKDFSLDRIKSFLNKLGNPEKKIPPIIHIAGTNGKGSTLSFIRYIMQAAGYKVHTYTSPHLVNFNERIVVAGNDVDDSELHNSLEECRIAVAEQPITLFEATTIAAFLAFARHKADITLVEVGMGGRLDATNVIDNPILTIITSIALDHTEYLGPTVETIAGEKAGIMKPNVPCVIAPQEKSITNTLEHHAINKKSPLYRGGLEWNCEKQNNRMVFQSTIQSIEFSLPSLKGDHQIINSGNAIAACSILSGKYGFNIGEEDIASGLQSTYWPARLESIKEGNLISLLPKDWQLFLDGAHNNDGAKVLAKWVRDNFAEGIYMIFGVTRNRNVAEFLEHLKPYIKLLCAVCVKSEPKATSTDLIREGANKIGVNAIECESIRDAISNHILKASIQNVKTILICGSLFLARDLSMENNQPT, from the coding sequence ATGATATACATGCCTCATTGGCCTAAGCTGATTGGCAGTAGGCCAAAGGATTTTTCTCTTGATCGCATAAAAAGTTTTCTAAATAAATTGGGTAATCCCGAGAAAAAAATACCGCCAATAATTCACATAGCTGGCACTAATGGCAAAGGATCAACACTATCATTTATAAGATATATAATGCAAGCAGCAGGGTATAAAGTTCATACGTACACTTCTCCACATTTAGTGAATTTTAATGAGAGAATAGTTGTTGCAGGCAATGATGTCGATGATAGTGAATTACATAACTCACTGGAAGAATGCCGTATAGCAGTTGCGGAACAACCTATCACTCTATTTGAGGCCACAACAATTGCAGCTTTCTTAGCTTTTGCTCGTCATAAAGCGGATATTACTTTAGTGGAGGTGGGTATGGGTGGAAGGCTTGATGCAACAAATGTTATAGATAATCCGATCCTAACGATCATCACTTCCATTGCACTTGACCATACAGAATATCTTGGTCCTACCGTAGAAACCATAGCAGGTGAAAAGGCTGGAATAATGAAACCTAATGTTCCTTGCGTAATAGCACCACAAGAAAAATCTATAACGAACACATTAGAACATCATGCAATAAATAAGAAATCTCCTCTGTATAGAGGAGGACTTGAATGGAATTGCGAAAAACAGAATAACAGGATGGTCTTTCAATCGACTATTCAATCAATAGAATTTTCTTTGCCATCTTTAAAAGGAGATCATCAAATAATCAATTCAGGAAACGCAATTGCAGCATGTAGCATTTTGAGTGGGAAGTATGGATTTAATATTGGAGAAGAGGACATTGCTTCAGGTTTACAGAGCACTTATTGGCCTGCGCGGCTAGAGTCCATAAAAGAAGGTAATTTAATTTCTTTATTACCAAAAGATTGGCAATTATTTCTAGATGGCGCGCACAACAATGATGGTGCCAAAGTGTTAGCTAAGTGGGTAAGAGACAATTTTGCTGAAGGTATCTATATGATCTTTGGTGTTACTCGTAACAGAAACGTTGCAGAGTTCTTAGAGCACTTAAAGCCATACATCAAACTACTATGCGCCGTTTGTGTTAAATCTGAACCTAAAGCAACAAGTACAGATTTAATCAGAGAAGGAGCTAATAAGATAGGAGTAAATGCTATTGAATGTGAATCAATCAGAGATGCTATATCAAATCACATACTAAAAGCTTCTATACAAAACGTCAAAACCATACTAATCTGTGGCTCGTTATTTTTAGCCAGAGATTTGAGTATGGAGAATAATCAACCTACTTGA
- a CDS encoding phospholipid-binding protein MlaC, producing MNVIKLLTIFILISSSAYASCIGHRTFVLAMKQQVDNTSMKGNRKNSEHIHEKLRKIIQNNVNLKEISRFVIGKYWNLSTQKEKEEFLKEYEVYLARLCTKILYKYINNSEMIIMSSKVVDDETCLIGTRLSYGDEEFTSIDFKVTKSDSSFLISDVVMSGISIAINQRSQFSEKIDTNGMASVIDELKRNNNL from the coding sequence ATGAATGTTATTAAGCTCTTAACCATTTTTATTTTAATATCCTCAAGTGCTTACGCGAGTTGTATAGGTCACAGAACTTTTGTGCTTGCCATGAAGCAGCAAGTAGATAATACGTCTATGAAAGGGAATAGAAAAAATTCAGAACATATACACGAAAAGCTTCGGAAGATCATTCAGAATAATGTTAACCTCAAAGAAATATCTCGATTTGTAATAGGGAAATATTGGAATTTATCTACTCAAAAAGAAAAAGAAGAGTTTCTAAAAGAATATGAAGTATATCTCGCGCGTTTGTGCACTAAAATTTTGTATAAATACATAAATAATAGTGAAATGATTATAATGAGCTCAAAGGTAGTTGATGATGAAACTTGTTTAATTGGTACAAGACTTTCTTATGGTGATGAGGAATTTACAAGTATTGACTTTAAAGTTACTAAGAGTGATAGCTCTTTCTTAATAAGTGACGTTGTAATGAGTGGGATAAGTATCGCTATTAATCAACGTTCTCAATTTAGTGAAAAGATCGACACGAATGGCATGGCAAGTGTAATAGATGAATTAAAACGTAACAATAATTTATGA
- a CDS encoding type II toxin-antitoxin system RatA family toxin yields the protein MLHQYKEQGVFFCSSREIFQVVIDVEEYPDFVPWCKAVYIKEKTDSQMIVDLLAAFHGIKGSYTSEVTSLAPNGINESWIKAVSSNGIFKHLYNEWKFTPMSKNKTMVEFYIEFEFKSNLFSTLLNSVYKYAQNKIITAFKDRLESLAKQKLS from the coding sequence ATGTTACACCAATATAAAGAACAAGGTGTTTTTTTCTGTTCATCTCGTGAGATATTTCAAGTTGTAATTGACGTTGAGGAATATCCTGATTTTGTTCCTTGGTGCAAAGCTGTTTATATAAAAGAAAAAACTGATAGCCAAATGATTGTGGATCTCCTTGCAGCTTTTCATGGCATTAAAGGAAGTTACACATCAGAAGTGACCTCCCTTGCTCCAAATGGAATAAATGAAAGTTGGATAAAAGCTGTGTCCTCAAATGGAATATTTAAACATTTATACAACGAATGGAAATTCACTCCTATGAGCAAAAATAAAACTATGGTAGAGTTCTATATAGAGTTTGAGTTTAAATCCAATTTGTTTTCTACTTTATTAAACTCGGTGTATAAATATGCACAAAATAAAATAATTACTGCATTCAAAGACAGACTAGAAAGCCTTGCTAAACAAAAGTTATCTTGA
- a CDS encoding thioredoxin domain-containing protein produces the protein MHKFFNKLSIFIVMIFRLLFLLIFISVSSYAAIEQNLPNTQKTDEITPKELLSLLPDDKLLGDRKAPILVIEYASLTCYHCSLFHKKVFPKIKEKYIDTGKMLYIFRHFPLDYRGLKAAMLSYCYEKEEDYFNFNKAVFNAIDSWNYSNFSDLTILQKIAALSNLKQDVFNKCINDKKMMDKIINDKSLAINKLDITATPVFIIKLNDDKSYVENGKIKHEGYRELEYFTNVIDELYGKAIVK, from the coding sequence ATGCATAAATTCTTTAATAAGTTAAGTATTTTCATTGTAATGATTTTTAGATTATTGTTCTTACTTATTTTTATAAGTGTTAGTTCTTATGCAGCTATTGAACAAAACTTACCCAACACTCAAAAAACTGATGAAATAACACCAAAAGAACTACTGTCCCTATTGCCTGATGATAAATTATTAGGAGATCGAAAAGCGCCAATTTTAGTGATAGAATACGCCTCGCTCACTTGTTATCACTGTTCTCTTTTTCATAAGAAAGTTTTTCCTAAAATCAAAGAGAAGTACATAGATACAGGTAAGATGTTATACATATTCCGTCATTTTCCTCTAGATTACAGAGGATTAAAAGCTGCAATGCTAAGTTATTGCTATGAAAAAGAAGAGGACTATTTTAATTTTAACAAAGCTGTGTTTAATGCAATAGACTCATGGAACTACTCTAATTTTAGTGATTTAACTATACTACAAAAAATTGCTGCACTAAGCAATTTGAAGCAAGATGTATTTAACAAATGCATTAATGATAAAAAGATGATGGACAAAATTATAAATGATAAATCACTTGCAATTAATAAACTTGATATCACAGCTACTCCTGTATTCATCATCAAGCTTAACGATGACAAATCATATGTAGAGAATGGTAAAATCAAACATGAAGGATATAGAGAGCTGGAATACTTCACTAATGTAATAGATGAGTTATATGGAAAAGCTATAGTGAAGTAA
- a CDS encoding DUF2671 domain-containing protein, with amino-acid sequence MSYNIANEIETLSKKSNNNEGVKLLHNPAYREKYKERFNEAQKKVMDMVQFYDGTIVLIENKIAMYYYAWHSKKREFERKKQQTVSKNNDSA; translated from the coding sequence ATGTCTTATAACATTGCTAACGAAATTGAAACGTTAAGCAAGAAATCTAATAATAATGAAGGAGTGAAATTACTGCACAATCCAGCTTATCGCGAGAAGTACAAAGAACGCTTTAACGAAGCTCAGAAAAAAGTTATGGATATGGTCCAATTTTATGATGGAACGATAGTATTAATAGAGAATAAAATTGCTATGTATTATTATGCTTGGCACAGTAAAAAAAGAGAGTTTGAGCGTAAAAAGCAACAAACAGTATCAAAAAATAATGATTCAGCATAG
- a CDS encoding O-methyltransferase, giving the protein MRHNFSRKSLYIRSLFAKEYKKIEEHCTLDKKQRIQITPEEGKLLNLFIKIHKVKSIVEIGTLYGYSSICMVKALPKDGHIYTIENNPQHSRIAKKNFSAFNLSDKITLIEGDALEKINELSAKAPFDMIFIDADKSSYPKYLDWAESYIKQDGLIVADNTLLFDTVFLESPPKEVSEKSWHAMREFNDRLSDEKKYFSILIPTDEGMTVALKLTQVKNQGQRNV; this is encoded by the coding sequence ATGCGTCATAACTTTAGCAGAAAATCGTTGTACATAAGAAGCTTATTTGCAAAAGAGTATAAAAAAATAGAAGAACATTGTACTCTTGATAAGAAACAACGTATTCAAATCACTCCTGAAGAAGGAAAATTATTAAATTTATTTATCAAAATCCATAAAGTTAAAAGCATAGTTGAAATTGGCACTTTATATGGTTATTCGTCAATTTGTATGGTAAAAGCTTTACCGAAAGATGGTCATATATATACAATAGAAAATAATCCTCAACACTCAAGAATAGCAAAAAAAAATTTTAGTGCTTTTAATCTAAGTGATAAAATTACTCTAATAGAAGGTGATGCACTGGAAAAAATTAATGAATTATCAGCAAAGGCACCATTTGACATGATATTCATCGATGCTGACAAAAGTAGTTATCCTAAGTATTTAGATTGGGCAGAGTCATACATTAAACAAGATGGGCTAATCGTTGCAGATAACACTCTATTATTTGATACAGTATTTTTAGAATCTCCTCCAAAAGAAGTATCAGAAAAGTCATGGCATGCTATGAGAGAGTTTAACGATAGATTGTCAGATGAAAAAAAATATTTCTCCATATTGATTCCTACTGACGAAGGAATGACTGTAGCTTTAAAACTAACGCAAGTTAAAAATCAAGGTCAGCGTAATGTCTAG
- a CDS encoding glutathione S-transferase family protein: MILYHFPLCPFSRKVRALLKEKKLSCDLVYENPWEKRNEFMEINPIGQVPVLIDNNFVIADSNAICEYIEETYNSDVKLLGSSTIIKSKIRALINWFDSKFYNEVTKYIMNEKVITNRSPDSRFLHAAQHNLPYHMEYIEHLINKNVWLATDKFTLADITLASHISIIDYVNSFPWEKSKILKEWYSIVKSRPCFREILLERVFGLTPPRHYADLDF; the protein is encoded by the coding sequence ATGATTTTATATCATTTTCCTCTTTGTCCGTTTTCACGAAAAGTTAGAGCTCTTCTCAAGGAAAAAAAGCTGAGTTGTGATTTGGTATATGAAAATCCATGGGAAAAGCGGAATGAATTCATGGAGATCAATCCAATCGGACAAGTACCAGTATTAATAGATAATAACTTTGTAATAGCGGATAGTAATGCCATTTGTGAATATATAGAAGAGACTTACAATAGCGACGTCAAATTACTTGGTTCATCCACTATTATTAAGTCTAAAATACGCGCTTTAATCAATTGGTTCGATAGCAAATTTTACAATGAAGTTACTAAGTATATTATGAATGAAAAAGTAATTACTAACCGCAGCCCTGACTCTAGATTTCTTCATGCAGCTCAGCATAACCTGCCTTACCATATGGAATACATCGAACACTTAATTAACAAGAACGTTTGGCTTGCAACCGATAAGTTCACTTTAGCCGATATTACTTTAGCATCACATATTTCTATAATAGACTACGTAAATAGTTTCCCATGGGAAAAAAGTAAGATTTTAAAAGAATGGTACTCCATTGTTAAATCAAGGCCTTGTTTTCGCGAAATATTATTAGAGAGAGTTTTTGGCTTAACTCCCCCTAGACATTACGCTGACCTTGATTTTTAA
- the dnaX gene encoding DNA polymerase III subunit gamma/tau, giving the protein MNIALKYRPSSFKDLVGQDILVRILENAFTLNKIPQSILLSGSSGIGKTTTARIIALCLNCSLGPTFEPCGSCTSCLAIKNSSHPDVVEIDAASHTSVEDVRAILGDICYLPISSKFKVYIIDEVHMLSSNAFNALLKTLEEPPSSVKFILATTEIKKIPITVIARCQRFDLHNIPSAKIMERLNDIAQKENYFIEKEASELIAHHCSNSMRNALFLMNQAVLYSKDGTISTQSVTDILGLVDRNVIFDLLEAVLDSDLQKALLVFDNVVKTANPLNIFEDLLQTIQLICRFLITKEIDTEYEKSRVKDLSTKKSLIFFSRLWKVLLKGIQDIKVSTCNEIAAEMILISLCYLSDLPSPEQVIKKILSQNVEQGNRQGRPVAPSPSVIQVADYSDPKKYVEKPHSVIPVRDTGIHVKNKQQNYDFDKILQLLRRSNQIYLYKQLCSNLQLIDCKFGYLKLKAVSNLNSNFCNDLKSYLNQATNQEWVIIVDTSYMNREVSNLNYAPAVKDILNTFKGAKVVNIENKE; this is encoded by the coding sequence ATGAACATAGCATTAAAATATCGTCCTAGTAGCTTTAAAGATTTAGTAGGTCAAGATATATTGGTGCGTATACTAGAAAATGCTTTTACTCTCAACAAAATTCCACAATCTATACTGCTTTCTGGTAGCAGTGGAATTGGTAAAACCACCACTGCAAGAATAATAGCTTTATGTTTGAATTGCTCATTGGGGCCAACTTTTGAACCTTGTGGATCATGTACAAGTTGTCTGGCAATAAAAAATTCAAGCCATCCAGATGTAGTTGAAATCGATGCGGCAAGTCACACTAGTGTTGAGGATGTTAGAGCGATCTTGGGAGATATTTGCTATTTACCAATAAGTTCTAAATTTAAAGTTTACATTATAGATGAAGTACACATGTTATCCAGTAATGCATTTAATGCATTACTTAAAACTCTAGAAGAACCACCATCTAGCGTAAAGTTTATTCTAGCAACTACAGAAATAAAAAAGATACCAATAACTGTTATTGCACGTTGTCAAAGGTTTGACTTACATAACATTCCTTCAGCTAAGATAATGGAGCGTTTAAATGATATTGCACAAAAAGAAAATTATTTTATTGAAAAAGAAGCATCGGAATTAATTGCGCATCACTGTAGCAATTCAATGCGTAACGCTTTATTTTTGATGAATCAAGCAGTGCTATATAGCAAAGATGGTACAATATCCACTCAAAGTGTTACAGACATACTTGGTCTAGTAGATAGAAACGTTATATTTGATCTACTGGAAGCAGTATTAGATAGTGATTTACAGAAGGCTTTGTTAGTATTCGACAATGTGGTAAAAACAGCAAATCCGCTCAATATTTTTGAAGATCTACTGCAAACAATCCAGTTAATATGCCGTTTTTTAATTACAAAAGAGATTGATACAGAATATGAGAAGAGCAGAGTAAAAGATTTGAGTACAAAAAAGTCTTTAATATTTTTTTCGAGATTGTGGAAGGTGCTGCTTAAGGGTATTCAAGATATAAAGGTTTCAACATGCAATGAAATTGCCGCTGAAATGATATTAATTAGCCTTTGTTATCTTTCTGATTTGCCTTCTCCGGAACAGGTGATCAAAAAAATTCTTTCACAGAATGTAGAGCAAGGAAATAGACAGGGCAGACCTGTTGCACCTTCCCCCTCTGTCATCCAAGTAGCTGACTACTCGGATCCAAAAAAATATGTGGAAAAACCCCACTCTGTCATCCCAGTGCGTGACACTGGGATCCATGTGAAAAATAAACAACAAAATTACGATTTTGATAAGATTTTGCAACTATTAAGGCGGAGTAACCAAATTTATCTTTACAAACAACTGTGTAGTAATCTACAATTAATAGATTGTAAATTTGGGTATTTAAAATTAAAAGCTGTATCTAACTTGAATAGTAATTTTTGTAATGACTTGAAAAGTTACTTAAATCAAGCTACTAATCAGGAGTGGGTTATTATAGTTGATACGAGTTATATGAATAGGGAAGTGAGTAATTTAAATTATGCACCTGCAGTTAAGGATATATTAAATACGTTTAAAGGTGCAAAGGTAGTTAATATAGAAAATAAGGAGTAG
- a CDS encoding YbaB/EbfC family nucleoid-associated protein, with protein sequence MKQAQEMQKKLAEAQEKYIGKEFQGISGGGKVSVLVEVIKIGSYKAKKVNIDLELMRNEEKDIVEDLVTAAFNDAIKKAEEDMANATSDLAGMMGLPSGIKLPF encoded by the coding sequence ATGAAGCAAGCGCAAGAAATGCAAAAAAAGCTTGCGGAAGCTCAAGAAAAGTATATTGGAAAAGAGTTTCAAGGTATTTCTGGTGGTGGTAAAGTTTCTGTATTAGTGGAAGTGATAAAAATAGGTAGCTATAAAGCTAAAAAGGTAAATATAGACTTAGAGCTTATGAGAAATGAAGAAAAAGATATAGTAGAAGATTTAGTGACAGCAGCATTCAATGATGCCATCAAAAAAGCAGAAGAAGATATGGCAAATGCAACTTCTGATCTTGCAGGTATGATGGGTTTACCGTCTGGAATTAAACTTCCTTTTTAA
- a CDS encoding P44/Msp2 family outer membrane protein, with protein sequence MHYKKFFSAAALVTLLSLSNSAFSSDPIGPISDEETSYYVRLQYNGEVLPFKTRIDGIEYKKGTEVHDPLKASFMAGGAAFGYKMDDIRVDVEGLYSQLNKNDVSGATFTPTTVANSVAAFSGLVNVYYDIAIEDMPITPYVGVGVGAAYISNPSEASAVKDQKGFGFAYQAKAGVSYDVTPEIKLYAGARYFGSYGASFNKEAVSVTKEINVLYSAVGAEAGVAFNF encoded by the coding sequence ATGCATTATAAAAAGTTTTTTTCGGCAGCTGCTTTAGTGACGTTGCTAAGCCTATCAAACTCTGCTTTTTCATCAGACCCTATTGGTCCAATAAGTGATGAAGAAACTAGCTACTATGTTCGTTTGCAATATAATGGTGAAGTTTTACCTTTTAAAACAAGAATTGACGGCATTGAATATAAAAAAGGAACCGAAGTTCATGATCCTTTAAAAGCATCTTTTATGGCTGGTGGTGCTGCATTTGGTTATAAAATGGACGATATCAGGGTTGATGTTGAGGGACTTTACTCACAACTAAACAAAAACGACGTTAGTGGTGCAACATTTACTCCAACAACTGTTGCAAACAGTGTGGCAGCATTTTCAGGATTGGTTAACGTTTATTACGATATAGCGATTGAAGATATGCCTATCACTCCATACGTTGGTGTTGGTGTTGGTGCAGCATATATCAGCAATCCTTCAGAAGCTAGTGCAGTTAAAGATCAAAAAGGATTTGGTTTTGCTTATCAAGCAAAAGCTGGTGTTAGTTATGATGTAACCCCAGAAATCAAGCTTTATGCTGGTGCTCGTTATTTTGGTTCTTATGGTGCTAGTTTTAATAAAGAAGCAGTATCAGTTACTAAAGAGATCAATGTCCTTTACAGCGCTGTTGGTGCAGAAGCTGGAGTAGCGTTTAATTTCTAG
- a CDS encoding RNA polymerase factor sigma-32, with protein sequence MLAPVANLCVNSSTNLMQYIAEVRKFPMLSQEEEVRLAKNWQEYQDISSAHRLITSHLNLVVKIAMKFKNYGLLLMDLVMEGNMGLMHAVKKFNPDLGFRFSTYAVWWIEASMKDFILKSWSLVKIGTTQAQRRLFFSLRKIKKRILQYTNRETLSNEEIKAISNELSVSEEDVVQMNYRLACKDQSLNNCIKIGDDSKKELQDMIPCNSISQEVTYQNHEEKTLKEKILSNALASLNERSRDIFINRYLSENTQTLDELSKKYCVSRERIRQLAEQAMSKVKQHIKSESLKFGLHA encoded by the coding sequence ATGTTGGCCCCAGTAGCAAATTTATGTGTTAATAGTAGCACTAATCTCATGCAATATATTGCTGAAGTGCGAAAATTTCCTATGCTTTCCCAAGAAGAGGAAGTGCGATTAGCAAAAAATTGGCAAGAATACCAGGATATTTCTTCTGCTCACAGGTTGATTACTAGCCATTTGAATTTGGTAGTAAAAATTGCAATGAAATTTAAGAATTACGGTCTATTGTTGATGGACCTGGTCATGGAAGGAAATATGGGTTTAATGCATGCAGTGAAAAAGTTCAATCCCGATTTAGGGTTTCGTTTTTCAACTTATGCAGTATGGTGGATTGAAGCTTCAATGAAAGACTTTATATTAAAATCTTGGTCGCTTGTAAAAATAGGTACAACGCAAGCACAAAGGAGATTGTTTTTTAGTTTACGTAAAATAAAAAAAAGAATTTTACAATACACAAACAGAGAAACTTTGAGTAACGAAGAAATAAAAGCAATATCAAATGAGCTTTCTGTATCTGAAGAAGATGTTGTACAAATGAACTATCGTTTGGCTTGTAAGGATCAGTCGTTAAATAATTGTATAAAAATAGGTGATGATTCTAAAAAGGAGCTACAAGACATGATTCCATGTAATTCAATTAGCCAAGAAGTGACTTATCAGAATCATGAAGAGAAAACATTAAAAGAAAAAATTTTAAGCAATGCACTGGCAAGTCTTAACGAAAGATCAAGGGACATTTTTATTAACAGATATTTGTCTGAGAATACTCAAACTTTGGATGAGCTTAGCAAAAAATATTGTGTTTCAAGAGAAAGAATAAGACAGTTGGCTGAGCAAGCGATGAGTAAGGTAAAACAACATATAAAATCAGAGAGTTTGAAATTTGGTTTGCATGCGTAG
- a CDS encoding invasion associated locus B family protein, with product MRSLFVFLIFFSIGTIASISNVQLSEKYKDWLVYTALEDGEKVCYIVSYPKKKSEHYTADRKPYVMVSYVDKKADEVSVTSGFQYNNEPVVLNVDKKAEYQLPVIQRNFAWSENTKTDQDLILKMKQGLSMVVNGKVKTANVDDTYSLLGFQKAYQKMHDLCHTK from the coding sequence ATGCGTAGTCTTTTCGTATTTCTAATATTTTTTTCAATAGGCACTATTGCATCGATTAGTAACGTGCAACTGAGTGAAAAATATAAAGATTGGCTTGTGTATACTGCATTGGAAGATGGTGAAAAAGTGTGTTACATTGTGTCCTACCCTAAGAAAAAAAGTGAACACTATACAGCAGATCGCAAGCCGTATGTAATGGTCAGTTACGTTGATAAAAAAGCAGATGAAGTAAGCGTCACTTCTGGCTTTCAGTATAATAATGAGCCTGTAGTTCTCAATGTTGACAAGAAAGCTGAATATCAATTACCGGTAATACAGAGAAATTTTGCGTGGTCAGAAAATACAAAAACAGACCAAGATTTAATTCTAAAAATGAAGCAGGGATTATCAATGGTAGTTAATGGAAAAGTAAAAACAGCAAATGTTGATGATACTTATTCCTTGCTTGGATTTCAAAAAGCGTACCAAAAAATGCATGATTTATGCCATACAAAGTAG